In one Brienomyrus brachyistius isolate T26 chromosome 12, BBRACH_0.4, whole genome shotgun sequence genomic region, the following are encoded:
- the LOC125704392 gene encoding uncharacterized protein LOC125704392 isoform X18, whose product MGVFIQHTGVSVRLGWPSSALGATQIRVRLGWPSSALGATQIRVRLGWPSSALGAPQIRVRLGWPSSALGAIQIRVRLGWPSSALGATQIMVRLGWPSSALGATQIRVKLGWPSSALGAIQIRVRLGWPSSALGAIQIRVRLGWPSSALGAIQIRVRLGWPSSALGATQIRVKLGWPSSALGATQIRVRLGWPSSALGATQIRVRLGWPSSALGAPQIRVRLGWPSSALGATQIRIRLGWPSSALGATQIRVKLGWPSSALGATQIRVKLGWPSSALGATQIRVRLGWPSSARGATQIRVRLGWPSSALSTTHGFNDPWNKKRTWVYIGD is encoded by the exons ATGGGCGTGTTCATCCAGCACACTGGTGTTTCGGTAAGGTTAGGATGGCCCTCTTCAGCACTGGGTGCCACTCAGATTAGGGTAAGGTTAGGATGGCCCTCTTCAGCACTGGGTGCCACTCAGATTAGGGTAAGGTTAGGATGGCCCTCTTCAGCACTGGGCGCCCCACAGATTAGGGTAAGGTTAGGATGGCCCTCTTCAGCACTGGGCGCCATTcagattagggttaggttaggatgGCCCTCTTCAGCACTGGGTGCCACTCAGATTATGGTAAGGTTAGGATGGCCCTCTTCAGCACTGGGTGCCACTCAGATTAGGGTAAAGTTAGGATGGCCATCTTCAGCACTGGGCGCCATTCAGATTAGGGTAAGGTTAGGATGGCCCTCTTCAGCACTGGGCGCCATTcagattagggttaggttaggatgGCCCTCTTCAGCACTGGGCGCCATTcagattagggttaggttaggatgGCCCTCTTCAGCACTGGGTGCCACTCAGATTAGGGTAAAGTTAGGATGGCCATCTTCAGCACTGGGCGCCACTcagattagggttaggttaggatgGCCCTCTTCAGCACTGGGTGCCACTcagattagggttaggttaggatgGCCCTCTTCAGCACTGGGCGCCCCACAGATTAGGGTAAGGTTAGGATGGCCCTCTTCAGCACTGGGTGCCACTCAGATTAGGATTAGGTTAGGATGGCCCTCTTCAGCACTGGGTGCCACTCAGATTAGGGTAAAGTTAGGATGGCCATCTTCAGCACTGGGCGCCACTCAGATTAGGGTAAAGTTAGGATGGCCCTCTTCAGCACTGGGTGCCACTCAGATTAGGGTAAG gttaggatgGCCCTCTTCAGCACGGGGTGCCACTCAGATTAGGGTAAG GTTAGGATGGCCCTCTTCAGCACTGAGCACCACTCATGGCTTCAATGACCCGTGGAACAAAAAACGCACTTGGGTTTATATTGGagattaa
- the LOC125704392 gene encoding uncharacterized protein LOC125704392 isoform X3 — translation MGVFIQHTGVSVRLGWPSSALGATQIRVRLGWPSSALGATQIRVRLGWPSSALGAIQIRVRLGWPSSALGATQIMVRLGWPSSALGATQIRVKLGWPSSALGAIQIRVRLGWPSSALGAIQIRVRLGWPSSALGAIQIRVRLGWPSSALGATQIRVKLGWPSSALGATQIRVRLGWPSSALGATQIRVRLGWPSSALGAPQIRVRLGWPSSALGATQIRIRLGWPSSALGATQIRVKLGWPSSALGATQIRVKLGWPSSALGATQIRVRLGWPSSALGAIQIRVRLGWPSSALGAPQIRVRLGWPSSALGATQIRVKLGWSSSTLGATQIRVRLGWSSSTLGLIQIRVRLGWPSSALSTTQIRVRLGWPSSARGATQIRVRLGWSSSTLGAIQIRVRLGWPSSALSTTHGFNDPWNKKRTWVYIGD, via the exons ATGGGCGTGTTCATCCAGCACACTGGTGTTTCGGTAAGGTTAGGATGGCCCTCTTCAGCACTGGGTGCCACTCAGATTAGGGTAAGGTTAGGATGGCCCTCTTCAGCACTGGGTGCCACTCAGATTAGGGTAAG GTTAGGATGGCCCTCTTCAGCACTGGGCGCCATTcagattagggttaggttaggatgGCCCTCTTCAGCACTGGGTGCCACTCAGATTATGGTAAGGTTAGGATGGCCCTCTTCAGCACTGGGTGCCACTCAGATTAGGGTAAAGTTAGGATGGCCATCTTCAGCACTGGGCGCCATTCAGATTAGGGTAAGGTTAGGATGGCCCTCTTCAGCACTGGGCGCCATTcagattagggttaggttaggatgGCCCTCTTCAGCACTGGGCGCCATTcagattagggttaggttaggatgGCCCTCTTCAGCACTGGGTGCCACTCAGATTAGGGTAAAGTTAGGATGGCCATCTTCAGCACTGGGCGCCACTcagattagggttaggttaggatgGCCCTCTTCAGCACTGGGTGCCACTcagattagggttaggttaggatgGCCCTCTTCAGCACTGGGCGCCCCACAGATTAGGGTAAGGTTAGGATGGCCCTCTTCAGCACTGGGTGCCACTCAGATTAGGATTAGGTTAGGATGGCCCTCTTCAGCACTGGGTGCCACTCAGATTAGGGTAAAGTTAGGATGGCCATCTTCAGCACTGGGCGCCACTCAGATTAGGGTAAAGTTAGGATGGCCCTCTTCAGCACTGGGTGCCACTCAGATTAGGGTAAGGTTAGGATGGCCCTCTTCAGCACTGGGCGCCATTcagattagggttaggttaggatgGCCCTCTTCAGCACTGGGCGCCCCACAGATTAGGGTAAGGTTAGGATGGCCCTCTTCAGCACTGGGTGCCACTCAGATTAGGGTAAAGTTAGGATGGTCCTCTTCAACACTGGGCGCCACTCAGATTAGGGTAAGGTTAGGATGGTCCTCTTCAACACTGGGCCTCATTCAGATTAGGGTAAGGTTAGGATGGCCCTCTTCAGCACTGAGCACCACTcagattagggttaggttaggatgGCCCTCTTCAGCACGGGGTGCCACTCAGATTAGGGTAAGGTTAGGATGGTCCTCTTCAACACTGGGCGCCATTCAGATTAGGGTAAGGTTAGGATGGCCCTCTTCAGCACTGAGCACCACTCATGGCTTCAATGACCCGTGGAACAAAAAACGCACTTGGGTTTATATTGGagattaa
- the LOC125704392 gene encoding uncharacterized protein LOC125704392 isoform X15, producing the protein MGVFIQHTGVSVRLGWPSSALGATQIRVRLGWPSSALGATQIRVRLGWPSSALGAPQIRVRLGWPSSALGAIQIRVRLGWPSSALGATQIMVRLGWPSSALGATQIRVKLGWPSSALGAIQIRVRLGWPSSALGAIQIRVRLGWPSSALGAIQIRVRLGWPSSALGATQIRVKLGWPSSALGATQIRVRLGWPSSALGAIQIRVRLGWPSSALGAPQIRVRLGWPSSALGATQIRVKLGWSSSTLGATQIRVRLGWSSSTLGLIQIRVRLGWPSSALSTTQIRVRLGWPSSARGATQIRVRLGWSSSTLGAIQIRVRLGWPSSALSTTHGFNDPWNKKRTWVYIGD; encoded by the exons ATGGGCGTGTTCATCCAGCACACTGGTGTTTCGGTAAGGTTAGGATGGCCCTCTTCAGCACTGGGTGCCACTCAGATTAGGGTAAGGTTAGGATGGCCCTCTTCAGCACTGGGTGCCACTCAGATTAGGGTAAGGTTAGGATGGCCCTCTTCAGCACTGGGCGCCCCACAGATTAGGGTAAGGTTAGGATGGCCCTCTTCAGCACTGGGCGCCATTcagattagggttaggttaggatgGCCCTCTTCAGCACTGGGTGCCACTCAGATTATGGTAAGGTTAGGATGGCCCTCTTCAGCACTGGGTGCCACTCAGATTAGGGTAAAGTTAGGATGGCCATCTTCAGCACTGGGCGCCATTCAGATTAGGGTAAGGTTAGGATGGCCCTCTTCAGCACTGGGCGCCATTcagattagggttaggttaggatgGCCCTCTTCAGCACTGGGCGCCATTcagattagggttaggttaggatgGCCCTCTTCAGCACTGGGTGCCACTCAGATTAGGGTAAAGTTAGGATGGCCATCTTCAGCACTGGGCGCCACTcagattagggttag GTTAGGATGGCCCTCTTCAGCACTGGGCGCCATTcagattagggttaggttaggatgGCCCTCTTCAGCACTGGGCGCCCCACAGATTAGGGTAAGGTTAGGATGGCCCTCTTCAGCACTGGGTGCCACTCAGATTAGGGTAAAGTTAGGATGGTCCTCTTCAACACTGGGCGCCACTCAGATTAGGGTAAGGTTAGGATGGTCCTCTTCAACACTGGGCCTCATTCAGATTAGGGTAAGGTTAGGATGGCCCTCTTCAGCACTGAGCACCACTcagattagggttaggttaggatgGCCCTCTTCAGCACGGGGTGCCACTCAGATTAGGGTAAGGTTAGGATGGTCCTCTTCAACACTGGGCGCCATTCAGATTAGGGTAAGGTTAGGATGGCCCTCTTCAGCACTGAGCACCACTCATGGCTTCAATGACCCGTGGAACAAAAAACGCACTTGGGTTTATATTGGagattaa
- the LOC125704392 gene encoding uncharacterized protein LOC125704392 isoform X16, whose amino-acid sequence MGVFIQHTGVSVRLGWPSSALGATQIRVRLGWPSSALGATQIRVRLGWPSSALGAPQIRVRLGWPSSALGAIQIRVRLGWPSSALGATQIMVRLGWPSSALGATQIRVKLGWPSSALGAIQIRVRLGWPSSALGAIQIRVRLGWPSSALGATQIRVKLGWPSSALGATQIRVKLGWPSSALGATQIRVRLGWPSSALGAIQIRVRLGWPSSALGAPQIRVRLGWPSSALGATQIRVKLGWSSSTLGATQIRVRLGWSSSTLGLIQIRVRLGWPSSALSTTQIRVRLGWPSSARGATQIRVRLGWSSSTLGAIQIRVRLGWPSSALSTTHGFNDPWNKKRTWVYIGD is encoded by the exons ATGGGCGTGTTCATCCAGCACACTGGTGTTTCGGTAAGGTTAGGATGGCCCTCTTCAGCACTGGGTGCCACTCAGATTAGGGTAAGGTTAGGATGGCCCTCTTCAGCACTGGGTGCCACTCAGATTAGGGTAAGGTTAGGATGGCCCTCTTCAGCACTGGGCGCCCCACAGATTAGGGTAAGGTTAGGATGGCCCTCTTCAGCACTGGGCGCCATTcagattagggttaggttaggatgGCCCTCTTCAGCACTGGGTGCCACTCAGATTATGGTAAGGTTAGGATGGCCCTCTTCAGCACTGGGTGCCACTCAGATTAGGGTAAAGTTAGGATGGCCATCTTCAGCACTGGGCGCCATTCAGATTAGGGTAAGGTTAGGATGGCCCTCTTCAGCACTGGGCGCCATTcagattagggttag GTTAGGATGGCCCTCTTCAGCACTGGGTGCCACTCAGATTAGGGTAAAGTTAGGATGGCCATCTTCAGCACTGGGCGCCACTCAGATTAGGGTAAAGTTAGGATGGCCCTCTTCAGCACTGGGTGCCACTCAGATTAGGGTAAGGTTAGGATGGCCCTCTTCAGCACTGGGCGCCATTcagattagggttaggttaggatgGCCCTCTTCAGCACTGGGCGCCCCACAGATTAGGGTAAGGTTAGGATGGCCCTCTTCAGCACTGGGTGCCACTCAGATTAGGGTAAAGTTAGGATGGTCCTCTTCAACACTGGGCGCCACTCAGATTAGGGTAAGGTTAGGATGGTCCTCTTCAACACTGGGCCTCATTCAGATTAGGGTAAGGTTAGGATGGCCCTCTTCAGCACTGAGCACCACTcagattagggttaggttaggatgGCCCTCTTCAGCACGGGGTGCCACTCAGATTAGGGTAAGGTTAGGATGGTCCTCTTCAACACTGGGCGCCATTCAGATTAGGGTAAGGTTAGGATGGCCCTCTTCAGCACTGAGCACCACTCATGGCTTCAATGACCCGTGGAACAAAAAACGCACTTGGGTTTATATTGGagattaa
- the LOC125704392 gene encoding uncharacterized protein LOC125704392 isoform X4 has protein sequence MGVFIQHTGVSVRLGWPSSALGATQIRVRLGWPSSALGATQIRVRLGWPSSALGAPQIRVRLGWPSSALGAIQIRVRLGWPSSALGATQIMVRLGWPSSALGATQIRVKLGWPSSALGAIQIRVRLGWPSSALGAIQIRVRLGWPSSALGAIQIRVRLGWPSSALGATQIRVKLGWPSSALGATQIRVRLGWPSSALGATQIRVRLGWPSSALGATQIRVKLGWPSSALGATQIRVKLGWPSSALGATQIRVRLGWPSSALGAIQIRVRLGWPSSALGAPQIRVRLGWPSSALGATQIRVKLGWSSSTLGATQIRVRLGWSSSTLGLIQIRVRLGWPSSALSTTQIRVRLGWPSSARGATQIRVRLGWSSSTLGAIQIRVRLGWPSSALSTTHGFNDPWNKKRTWVYIGD, from the exons ATGGGCGTGTTCATCCAGCACACTGGTGTTTCGGTAAGGTTAGGATGGCCCTCTTCAGCACTGGGTGCCACTCAGATTAGGGTAAGGTTAGGATGGCCCTCTTCAGCACTGGGTGCCACTCAGATTAGGGTAAGGTTAGGATGGCCCTCTTCAGCACTGGGCGCCCCACAGATTAGGGTAAGGTTAGGATGGCCCTCTTCAGCACTGGGCGCCATTcagattagggttaggttaggatgGCCCTCTTCAGCACTGGGTGCCACTCAGATTATGGTAAGGTTAGGATGGCCCTCTTCAGCACTGGGTGCCACTCAGATTAGGGTAAAGTTAGGATGGCCATCTTCAGCACTGGGCGCCATTCAGATTAGGGTAAGGTTAGGATGGCCCTCTTCAGCACTGGGCGCCATTcagattagggttaggttaggatgGCCCTCTTCAGCACTGGGCGCCATTcagattagggttaggttaggatgGCCCTCTTCAGCACTGGGTGCCACTCAGATTAGGGTAAAGTTAGGATGGCCATCTTCAGCACTGGGCGCCACTcagattagggttaggttaggatgGCCCTCTTCAGCACTGGGTGCCACTcagattagggttag GTTAGGATGGCCCTCTTCAGCACTGGGTGCCACTCAGATTAGGGTAAAGTTAGGATGGCCATCTTCAGCACTGGGCGCCACTCAGATTAGGGTAAAGTTAGGATGGCCCTCTTCAGCACTGGGTGCCACTCAGATTAGGGTAAGGTTAGGATGGCCCTCTTCAGCACTGGGCGCCATTcagattagggttaggttaggatgGCCCTCTTCAGCACTGGGCGCCCCACAGATTAGGGTAAGGTTAGGATGGCCCTCTTCAGCACTGGGTGCCACTCAGATTAGGGTAAAGTTAGGATGGTCCTCTTCAACACTGGGCGCCACTCAGATTAGGGTAAGGTTAGGATGGTCCTCTTCAACACTGGGCCTCATTCAGATTAGGGTAAGGTTAGGATGGCCCTCTTCAGCACTGAGCACCACTcagattagggttaggttaggatgGCCCTCTTCAGCACGGGGTGCCACTCAGATTAGGGTAAGGTTAGGATGGTCCTCTTCAACACTGGGCGCCATTCAGATTAGGGTAAGGTTAGGATGGCCCTCTTCAGCACTGAGCACCACTCATGGCTTCAATGACCCGTGGAACAAAAAACGCACTTGGGTTTATATTGGagattaa
- the LOC125704392 gene encoding uncharacterized protein LOC125704392 isoform X19 gives MGVFIQHTGVSVRLGWPSSALGATQIRVRLGWPSSALGATQIRVRLGWPSSALGAPQIRVRLGWPSSALGAIQIRVRLGWPSSALGATQIMVRLGWPSSALGATQIRVKLGWPSSALGAIQIRVRLGWPSSALGAIQIRVRLGWPSSALGAIQIRVRLGWPSSALGAIQIRVRLGWPSSALGAPQIRVRLGWPSSALGATQIRVKLGWSSSTLGATQIRVRLGWSSSTLGLIQIRVRLGWPSSALSTTQIRVRLGWPSSARGATQIRVRLGWSSSTLGAIQIRVRLGWPSSALSTTHGFNDPWNKKRTWVYIGD, from the exons ATGGGCGTGTTCATCCAGCACACTGGTGTTTCGGTAAGGTTAGGATGGCCCTCTTCAGCACTGGGTGCCACTCAGATTAGGGTAAGGTTAGGATGGCCCTCTTCAGCACTGGGTGCCACTCAGATTAGGGTAAGGTTAGGATGGCCCTCTTCAGCACTGGGCGCCCCACAGATTAGGGTAAGGTTAGGATGGCCCTCTTCAGCACTGGGCGCCATTcagattagggttaggttaggatgGCCCTCTTCAGCACTGGGTGCCACTCAGATTATGGTAAGGTTAGGATGGCCCTCTTCAGCACTGGGTGCCACTCAGATTAGGGTAAAGTTAGGATGGCCATCTTCAGCACTGGGCGCCATTCAGATTAGGGTAAGGTTAGGATGGCCCTCTTCAGCACTGGGCGCCATTcagattagggttaggttaggatgGCCCTCTTCAGCACTGGGCGCCATTcagattagggttag GTTAGGATGGCCCTCTTCAGCACTGGGCGCCATTcagattagggttaggttaggatgGCCCTCTTCAGCACTGGGCGCCCCACAGATTAGGGTAAGGTTAGGATGGCCCTCTTCAGCACTGGGTGCCACTCAGATTAGGGTAAAGTTAGGATGGTCCTCTTCAACACTGGGCGCCACTCAGATTAGGGTAAGGTTAGGATGGTCCTCTTCAACACTGGGCCTCATTCAGATTAGGGTAAGGTTAGGATGGCCCTCTTCAGCACTGAGCACCACTcagattagggttaggttaggatgGCCCTCTTCAGCACGGGGTGCCACTCAGATTAGGGTAAGGTTAGGATGGTCCTCTTCAACACTGGGCGCCATTCAGATTAGGGTAAGGTTAGGATGGCCCTCTTCAGCACTGAGCACCACTCATGGCTTCAATGACCCGTGGAACAAAAAACGCACTTGGGTTTATATTGGagattaa
- the LOC125704392 gene encoding uncharacterized protein LOC125704392 isoform X1, translating to MGVFIQHTGVSVRLGWPSSALGATQIRVRLGWPSSALGATQIRVRLGWPSSALGAPQIRVRLGWPSSALGAIQIRVRLGWPSSALGATQIMVRLGWPSSALGATQIRVKLGWPSSALGAIQIRVRLGWPSSALGAIQIRVRLGWPSSALGAIQIRVRLGWPSSALGATQIRVKLGWPSSALGATQIRVRLGWPSSALGATQIRVRLGWPSSALGAPQIRVRLGWPSSALGATQIRIRLGWPSSALGATQIRVKLGWPSSALGATQIRVKLGWPSSALGATQIRVRLGWPSSALGAIQIRVRLGWPSSALGAPQIRVRLGWPSSALGATQIRVKLGWSSSTLGATQIRVRLGWSSSTLGLIQIRVRLGWPSSALSTTQIRVRLGWPSSARGATQIRVRLGWPSSALSTTHGFNDPWNKKRTWVYIGD from the exons ATGGGCGTGTTCATCCAGCACACTGGTGTTTCGGTAAGGTTAGGATGGCCCTCTTCAGCACTGGGTGCCACTCAGATTAGGGTAAGGTTAGGATGGCCCTCTTCAGCACTGGGTGCCACTCAGATTAGGGTAAGGTTAGGATGGCCCTCTTCAGCACTGGGCGCCCCACAGATTAGGGTAAGGTTAGGATGGCCCTCTTCAGCACTGGGCGCCATTcagattagggttaggttaggatgGCCCTCTTCAGCACTGGGTGCCACTCAGATTATGGTAAGGTTAGGATGGCCCTCTTCAGCACTGGGTGCCACTCAGATTAGGGTAAAGTTAGGATGGCCATCTTCAGCACTGGGCGCCATTCAGATTAGGGTAAGGTTAGGATGGCCCTCTTCAGCACTGGGCGCCATTcagattagggttaggttaggatgGCCCTCTTCAGCACTGGGCGCCATTcagattagggttaggttaggatgGCCCTCTTCAGCACTGGGTGCCACTCAGATTAGGGTAAAGTTAGGATGGCCATCTTCAGCACTGGGCGCCACTcagattagggttaggttaggatgGCCCTCTTCAGCACTGGGTGCCACTcagattagggttaggttaggatgGCCCTCTTCAGCACTGGGCGCCCCACAGATTAGGGTAAGGTTAGGATGGCCCTCTTCAGCACTGGGTGCCACTCAGATTAGGATTAGGTTAGGATGGCCCTCTTCAGCACTGGGTGCCACTCAGATTAGGGTAAAGTTAGGATGGCCATCTTCAGCACTGGGCGCCACTCAGATTAGGGTAAAGTTAGGATGGCCCTCTTCAGCACTGGGTGCCACTCAGATTAGGGTAAGGTTAGGATGGCCCTCTTCAGCACTGGGCGCCATTcagattagggttaggttaggatgGCCCTCTTCAGCACTGGGCGCCCCACAGATTAGGGTAAGGTTAGGATGGCCCTCTTCAGCACTGGGTGCCACTCAGATTAGGGTAAAGTTAGGATGGTCCTCTTCAACACTGGGCGCCACTCAGATTAGGGTAAGGTTAGGATGGTCCTCTTCAACACTGGGCCTCATTCAGATTAGGGTAAGGTTAGGATGGCCCTCTTCAGCACTGAGCACCACTcagattagggttaggttaggatgGCCCTCTTCAGCACGGGGTGCCACTCAGATTAGGGTAAG GTTAGGATGGCCCTCTTCAGCACTGAGCACCACTCATGGCTTCAATGACCCGTGGAACAAAAAACGCACTTGGGTTTATATTGGagattaa
- the LOC125704392 gene encoding uncharacterized protein LOC125704392 isoform X10 — protein MGVFIQHTGVSVRLGWPSSALGATQIRVRLGWPSSALGATQIRVRLGWPSSALGAPQIRVRLGWPSSALGAIQIRVRLGWPSSALGATQIMVRLGWPSSALGATQIRVKLGWPSSALGAIQIRVRLGWPSSALGAIQIRVRLGWPSSALGAIQIRVRLGWPSSALGATQIRVKLGWPSSALGATQIRVRLGWPSSALGATQIRVRLGWPSSALGAPQIRVRLGWPSSALGAIQIRVRLGWPSSALGAPQIRVRLGWPSSALGATQIRVKLGWSSSTLGATQIRVRLGWSSSTLGLIQIRVRLGWPSSALSTTQIRVRLGWPSSARGATQIRVRLGWSSSTLGAIQIRVRLGWPSSALSTTHGFNDPWNKKRTWVYIGD, from the exons ATGGGCGTGTTCATCCAGCACACTGGTGTTTCGGTAAGGTTAGGATGGCCCTCTTCAGCACTGGGTGCCACTCAGATTAGGGTAAGGTTAGGATGGCCCTCTTCAGCACTGGGTGCCACTCAGATTAGGGTAAGGTTAGGATGGCCCTCTTCAGCACTGGGCGCCCCACAGATTAGGGTAAGGTTAGGATGGCCCTCTTCAGCACTGGGCGCCATTcagattagggttaggttaggatgGCCCTCTTCAGCACTGGGTGCCACTCAGATTATGGTAAGGTTAGGATGGCCCTCTTCAGCACTGGGTGCCACTCAGATTAGGGTAAAGTTAGGATGGCCATCTTCAGCACTGGGCGCCATTCAGATTAGGGTAAGGTTAGGATGGCCCTCTTCAGCACTGGGCGCCATTcagattagggttaggttaggatgGCCCTCTTCAGCACTGGGCGCCATTcagattagggttaggttaggatgGCCCTCTTCAGCACTGGGTGCCACTCAGATTAGGGTAAAGTTAGGATGGCCATCTTCAGCACTGGGCGCCACTcagattagggttaggttaggatgGCCCTCTTCAGCACTGGGTGCCACTcagattagggttaggttaggatgGCCCTCTTCAGCACTGGGCGCCCCACAGATTAGGGTAAG GTTAGGATGGCCCTCTTCAGCACTGGGCGCCATTcagattagggttaggttaggatgGCCCTCTTCAGCACTGGGCGCCCCACAGATTAGGGTAAGGTTAGGATGGCCCTCTTCAGCACTGGGTGCCACTCAGATTAGGGTAAAGTTAGGATGGTCCTCTTCAACACTGGGCGCCACTCAGATTAGGGTAAGGTTAGGATGGTCCTCTTCAACACTGGGCCTCATTCAGATTAGGGTAAGGTTAGGATGGCCCTCTTCAGCACTGAGCACCACTcagattagggttaggttaggatgGCCCTCTTCAGCACGGGGTGCCACTCAGATTAGGGTAAGGTTAGGATGGTCCTCTTCAACACTGGGCGCCATTCAGATTAGGGTAAGGTTAGGATGGCCCTCTTCAGCACTGAGCACCACTCATGGCTTCAATGACCCGTGGAACAAAAAACGCACTTGGGTTTATATTGGagattaa
- the LOC125704392 gene encoding uncharacterized protein LOC125704392 isoform X2 has translation MGVFIQHTGVSVRLGWPSSALGATQIRVRLGWPSSALGATQIRVRLGWPSSALGAPQIRVRLGWPSSALGAIQIRVRLGWPSSALGATQIMVRLGWPSSALGATQIRVKLGWPSSALGAIQIRVRLGWPSSALGAIQIRVRLGWPSSALGAIQIRVRLGWPSSALGATQIRVKLGWPSSALGATQIRVRLGWPSSALGATQIRVRLGWPSSALGAPQIRVRLGWPSSALGATQIRIRLGWPSSALGATQIRVKLGWPSSALGATQIRVKLGWPSSALGATQIRVRLGWPSSALGAIQIRVRLGWPSSALGATQIRVKLGWSSSTLGATQIRVRLGWSSSTLGLIQIRVRLGWPSSALSTTQIRVRLGWPSSARGATQIRVRLGWSSSTLGAIQIRVRLGWPSSALSTTHGFNDPWNKKRTWVYIGD, from the exons ATGGGCGTGTTCATCCAGCACACTGGTGTTTCGGTAAGGTTAGGATGGCCCTCTTCAGCACTGGGTGCCACTCAGATTAGGGTAAGGTTAGGATGGCCCTCTTCAGCACTGGGTGCCACTCAGATTAGGGTAAGGTTAGGATGGCCCTCTTCAGCACTGGGCGCCCCACAGATTAGGGTAAGGTTAGGATGGCCCTCTTCAGCACTGGGCGCCATTcagattagggttaggttaggatgGCCCTCTTCAGCACTGGGTGCCACTCAGATTATGGTAAGGTTAGGATGGCCCTCTTCAGCACTGGGTGCCACTCAGATTAGGGTAAAGTTAGGATGGCCATCTTCAGCACTGGGCGCCATTCAGATTAGGGTAAGGTTAGGATGGCCCTCTTCAGCACTGGGCGCCATTcagattagggttaggttaggatgGCCCTCTTCAGCACTGGGCGCCATTcagattagggttaggttaggatgGCCCTCTTCAGCACTGGGTGCCACTCAGATTAGGGTAAAGTTAGGATGGCCATCTTCAGCACTGGGCGCCACTcagattagggttaggttaggatgGCCCTCTTCAGCACTGGGTGCCACTcagattagggttaggttaggatgGCCCTCTTCAGCACTGGGCGCCCCACAGATTAGGGTAAGGTTAGGATGGCCCTCTTCAGCACTGGGTGCCACTCAGATTAGGATTAGGTTAGGATGGCCCTCTTCAGCACTGGGTGCCACTCAGATTAGGGTAAAGTTAGGATGGCCATCTTCAGCACTGGGCGCCACTCAGATTAGGGTAAAGTTAGGATGGCCCTCTTCAGCACTGGGTGCCACTCAGATTAGGGTAAGGTTAGGATGGCCCTCTTCAGCACTGGGCGCCATTcagattagggttag GTTAGGATGGCCCTCTTCAGCACTGGGTGCCACTCAGATTAGGGTAAAGTTAGGATGGTCCTCTTCAACACTGGGCGCCACTCAGATTAGGGTAAGGTTAGGATGGTCCTCTTCAACACTGGGCCTCATTCAGATTAGGGTAAGGTTAGGATGGCCCTCTTCAGCACTGAGCACCACTcagattagggttaggttaggatgGCCCTCTTCAGCACGGGGTGCCACTCAGATTAGGGTAAGGTTAGGATGGTCCTCTTCAACACTGGGCGCCATTCAGATTAGGGTAAGGTTAGGATGGCCCTCTTCAGCACTGAGCACCACTCATGGCTTCAATGACCCGTGGAACAAAAAACGCACTTGGGTTTATATTGGagattaa